One Methanoculleus sp. 7T genomic window carries:
- a CDS encoding acetate--CoA ligase family protein, whose protein sequence is MPERMLTEPEGYDMLDSCGIPVPPNQVVASADDARAAAERIGYPVVMKVVSPQIIHKSDVGGVITGIGGPDEAEAAYNTIVRNAAARAPEATITGIIVEKQMPGGLEVLIGGKSDPSFGKVITFGLGGRLVELLQDVSIRVLPVTEDDIRAMIREIEGYRLIRGYRGEPPKDEGALIRAIGKMARHFAEDPGLREFDLNPVIVYERGVSVVDARIIVDDAPRVGAARLSIRAPPEIFYPDSIAVIGASASPNKVGYSVLRNLLSFPGSLYPVNPTRTELFGRKVYPSVAEIPGPVDWAVIAVPARLVPEVMEECGEKGVRLAVIVTAGFREIGGDGAVLEERVVEIARRHGIRITGPNCLGIMMPHQGINATFDPVSPRAGDVAFVSQSGAIITTVVDWSLPEEFGFSSVISVGNQADLGFEHYLRFAEQDPTTRSVTLYIEEIQDGRGFMHIVRQVADRKPVVAVKSGSSRKGRAAASSHTGSLAGSYDVYVAAFRQAGVIPVQTLRDAFNLAELLASEGYPRGNRAIAVTSAGGFAVLASDYAETYGIDMVDLPEDVFRELNAFLPSCWNHANPMDIIGDADAARFAALFDVLIRHQDFWDIAFVIAVPTTLADPAHIANEIVRFSRNTDKMVVGCMLGGDSIRSGLRILRSCRIPNFSELEDAFKAAGSILRVRTARPGEQPRPPAFDRCPGGGR, encoded by the coding sequence ATGCCGGAGAGGATGTTAACCGAACCAGAGGGGTACGACATGCTGGATTCATGCGGGATACCCGTCCCGCCCAACCAGGTGGTCGCCAGTGCCGACGATGCCCGGGCTGCCGCCGAGCGAATCGGCTATCCTGTTGTTATGAAGGTCGTATCCCCGCAGATTATCCATAAGAGCGACGTCGGCGGAGTCATTACCGGGATCGGGGGACCGGATGAGGCTGAGGCGGCATACAATACCATCGTGCGGAACGCCGCCGCCCGTGCCCCGGAGGCAACAATCACCGGTATCATCGTTGAGAAGCAGATGCCGGGAGGGCTCGAGGTCCTGATCGGCGGGAAGAGCGACCCGTCGTTCGGCAAAGTCATAACGTTCGGCCTCGGGGGGAGACTCGTGGAACTCCTCCAAGACGTCTCCATCCGGGTGCTCCCCGTCACCGAAGACGATATCCGGGCGATGATCCGGGAGATCGAGGGCTACCGGCTCATCCGGGGGTACCGCGGGGAGCCCCCAAAGGATGAGGGGGCGCTTATCCGGGCCATCGGAAAGATGGCCCGCCACTTCGCCGAAGACCCCGGGCTCCGGGAGTTCGACCTCAACCCGGTCATCGTCTACGAGCGAGGAGTCAGCGTCGTCGACGCAAGGATCATCGTCGACGACGCCCCCCGGGTCGGGGCAGCCCGTCTCAGCATCAGGGCGCCCCCGGAGATCTTCTACCCGGACTCTATCGCCGTGATCGGTGCATCCGCAAGCCCGAACAAGGTGGGCTACTCGGTCCTCCGGAACCTGCTCTCCTTCCCCGGCAGCCTCTATCCGGTCAATCCGACCCGAACCGAGCTCTTCGGACGGAAGGTCTATCCCTCTGTTGCGGAGATCCCGGGCCCCGTCGACTGGGCGGTCATCGCCGTGCCGGCCCGGCTTGTCCCGGAGGTGATGGAGGAGTGCGGAGAGAAAGGGGTCAGGCTCGCCGTCATCGTCACCGCCGGGTTCCGCGAGATCGGGGGCGACGGCGCCGTTCTCGAAGAGAGGGTCGTCGAGATCGCACGAAGACACGGGATCCGAATCACCGGCCCGAACTGCCTCGGGATCATGATGCCGCACCAAGGGATCAACGCCACCTTCGACCCGGTCTCTCCGCGGGCGGGGGATGTGGCGTTCGTCTCCCAGAGCGGCGCGATCATCACCACCGTCGTCGACTGGAGCCTCCCCGAAGAGTTCGGGTTCTCAAGCGTCATCAGCGTCGGCAACCAAGCGGACCTCGGGTTCGAGCACTACCTCCGGTTCGCCGAACAGGACCCGACCACCCGTTCCGTCACCCTCTACATCGAGGAGATCCAGGACGGGCGCGGTTTCATGCATATCGTGCGCCAGGTCGCCGACAGAAAACCGGTGGTGGCGGTGAAATCGGGTTCGTCCCGGAAGGGCAGGGCCGCGGCGTCGTCCCACACCGGTTCGCTTGCCGGCAGCTACGACGTGTATGTCGCGGCGTTCAGGCAGGCGGGAGTGATCCCGGTCCAGACCCTGCGGGACGCCTTCAACCTGGCAGAACTCCTGGCAAGCGAGGGCTACCCGCGGGGGAACCGCGCGATCGCCGTCACCAGCGCAGGGGGGTTTGCCGTCCTCGCTTCCGACTACGCCGAGACGTACGGGATCGATATGGTCGACCTTCCCGAGGATGTGTTTCGTGAACTCAACGCGTTCCTCCCATCGTGCTGGAACCATGCAAACCCCATGGATATCATCGGAGACGCCGACGCCGCCCGGTTTGCGGCCCTCTTCGACGTGTTGATCCGGCATCAGGACTTCTGGGACATAGCGTTCGTTATCGCCGTGCCGACCACGCTTGCCGACCCGGCGCATATCGCAAATGAGATCGTCCGGTTCTCCCGCAACACCGATAAAATGGTGGTGGGCTGCATGCTCGGCGGCGACAGCATCAGGAGCGGCCTGCGAATCCTCCGGAGTTGCCGGATCCCGAACTTCTCAGAACTAGAGGATGCGTTCAAGGCGGCAGGGAGCATCCTCCGGGTCAGGACCGCACGGCCTGGCGAGCAGCCCCGTCCTCCCGCGTTCGACCGGTGCCCGGGCGGCGGGCGGTAA
- a CDS encoding MBL fold metallo-hydrolase codes for MLFEKIKSDILAHNSYIIGAGGEAAVIDPRRDCRIYTNIAEAWNMKITVIFETHKNEDYVSGSRELARPTGAEILHGAREEFGFGTSVEEGEAFTLGPIELEVLETPGHTVESISLLMRDRSVSDDPLMVFTGDALFAGEVGRTDLAGEDRRREMSEMLYASLHEKILPLPDGVIVCPAHGAGSVCGGNISDREYTTIGFEAATNRLLSMGREEFAEYKVNERIYEPPYFTKMRELNRSGPPLIYNLPHLQATSAREIRSLVNQKAQVVDIRSPTSFAGGHIPGSINIWRAGLPLFMGYFLNYEDPIVLVDDFNLDLDHVVRHFVRLGYDNVVGYLAGGFPAWFKQGERIERTGTWSPCDLAEHLDDPSIYVLDVRDINHRDEKGHIRGSHHIYVGHLEEHLEEIPEDKQVVVHCDAGFKGSLAASILQKHGFRNVTNLLGGTIGWEAANYPLIKERSAPPVPLPR; via the coding sequence ATGTTGTTTGAGAAGATAAAATCCGATATCCTTGCCCACAACTCGTATATCATCGGGGCTGGCGGGGAGGCGGCGGTCATCGATCCGAGGCGCGACTGCCGGATCTATACGAATATCGCCGAAGCGTGGAACATGAAGATCACGGTGATCTTCGAGACGCATAAGAACGAGGATTACGTCAGCGGCTCTCGGGAACTTGCCCGCCCGACCGGAGCCGAGATCCTTCACGGGGCGCGGGAGGAGTTCGGGTTCGGCACCAGCGTCGAGGAAGGAGAGGCGTTCACTCTCGGGCCGATCGAACTTGAGGTGTTGGAGACCCCCGGCCACACCGTTGAGAGCATTTCGCTCCTGATGCGTGACCGGTCGGTCTCAGACGACCCGCTGATGGTCTTTACCGGAGACGCGCTCTTTGCCGGGGAGGTCGGGAGGACCGACCTTGCCGGCGAAGACCGGCGGCGGGAGATGTCGGAGATGCTGTATGCGAGCCTGCACGAGAAGATACTGCCGCTCCCCGACGGCGTGATCGTCTGCCCCGCCCATGGGGCCGGTTCGGTCTGCGGCGGGAATATCAGCGACCGGGAGTACACGACCATCGGTTTTGAGGCGGCGACGAATCGGCTGCTCTCCATGGGGAGAGAGGAGTTTGCCGAGTATAAGGTGAACGAGCGGATATACGAACCGCCGTATTTTACAAAGATGCGGGAACTCAATAGGTCCGGTCCTCCTCTGATCTACAACCTGCCGCATCTACAGGCCACATCGGCACGGGAGATCCGCTCCCTCGTGAACCAGAAGGCTCAGGTCGTCGATATCAGGTCGCCGACGAGTTTCGCCGGCGGGCATATCCCGGGGAGCATCAACATCTGGCGTGCCGGCCTCCCTCTCTTCATGGGTTATTTCTTGAACTACGAGGACCCGATCGTTCTGGTCGACGACTTCAACCTCGACCTCGACCACGTGGTGCGCCACTTCGTGCGTCTCGGCTACGACAACGTCGTCGGCTACCTCGCAGGCGGGTTCCCGGCTTGGTTCAAGCAGGGCGAGCGGATCGAGAGGACCGGAACATGGTCCCCCTGCGACCTCGCGGAGCACCTGGACGACCCGTCGATCTACGTCCTCGACGTACGGGACATCAACCACCGAGACGAGAAGGGCCACATCCGGGGCTCCCACCACATCTACGTCGGGCACCTTGAAGAGCACCTCGAGGAGATCCCCGAGGATAAGCAGGTCGTCGTCCATTGCGATGCCGGGTTCAAGGGGAGTCTTGCGGCAAGCATCCTGCAGAAGCACGGGTTCCGGAATGTCACGAACCTGCTCGGCGGCACCATCGGCTGGGAGGCGGCGAACTATCCGCTCATCAAGGAGCGATCCGCTCCCCCCGTGCCTCTCCCTCGGTGA